One segment of Paenibacillus antri DNA contains the following:
- a CDS encoding thiol-disulfide oxidoreductase DCC family protein, with product MKEKGGEAIVLYDGECNLCAAVVRFTIVRNRKGTLRYAALQSETGRRLLREHALSGAASLDTFVLVEGGAAYVRSGGALRLARHLDGGWPLLAALLAIPRFVRDPIYSFVARNRYRWFGKREQCLLMRPEFRERFYD from the coding sequence ATGAAGGAGAAGGGCGGAGAAGCGATCGTTCTCTATGATGGAGAATGCAATTTATGCGCGGCCGTCGTCCGATTCACGATCGTTCGGAACCGGAAGGGGACGTTGCGCTATGCGGCCCTCCAATCCGAGACGGGGAGACGGCTGCTCCGGGAGCATGCCTTGTCGGGCGCCGCTTCGCTCGATACGTTCGTACTCGTCGAGGGAGGGGCGGCGTACGTGCGGTCCGGCGGCGCGCTGCGATTGGCGCGTCACCTCGACGGCGGGTGGCCGCTGCTCGCCGCCTTGCTTGCGATTCCGCGATTCGTTCGGGATCCGATCTACTCGTTCGTGGCGCGGAACCGGTACCGTTGGTTCGGGAAGCGGGAGCAATGCTTGTTGATGCGGCCGGAATTTCGAGAACGGTTTTACGATTGA